A region of the Clostridium estertheticum subsp. estertheticum genome:
GAAATAGGATATTTCCTCATTAGAATATTTACTAATAGATAACCAGTCAATTTCAACTAATCCTTTTTTCAAAAACGTCGCTCCTTACCTTATAGTTATTTTTCTTTTAGTATCTCTGAGATAATCTTAATTCCCTCTTCTATTTCAGGCTTTTTTATTTCCGAAAAACTCAACCTAAAATAATTGTTGCCTTCTTTTGCATTTTTATAAAATAGTACTCCTGGTGTAATTAAAACCTTCTTATTCATACATCTATAAAACAATTCCATTGAATTAATCTTTAGATCAGTAGCTATTTTAAAATAAAAATGAATTCCTCCTCCAGGCGTATAATAACTAGCCTTGTCACCTAAATATTTTTCTATACAATCTAACATAAAATTATATTTATCTTTATATGCCGTATTTAGGCGACTTATGTGCTCTTTCCAAAGATCCTTATTTATATATAAATCTAAAGCACGTTGCATGAGGCTAGATGTTGATATGTCTGTATTGATTTTAGAATTTTGAATATACTCCTTACATTTTTGTGGTGATATCATATATCCTAGCCTTATCCCAGGTAAAAATATCTTTGAAAAACTCTTTATATAAATAACTTTATCATTTATGTCTAAGCTCTTAAAACTTTTATATTCCTTATTATCATATATAAGTTCAGATAAATAATCATCTTCCACTATATAAAAGTCATATATTTCTGCTAGTTCTAATATTCTTACCTTTTTCTCAAAACTATAAGTGGCACCTGTTGGGTTCTGGAAATAACTCATTGCATAAAAGCATTTAATTCTATTCTTTTTTAATATTGCTTCAAATTGGATTAAATCCACACCATCCTCTAATATGTCAACTTCAAATATATTAGCTCTTCTCCATTTAAAAACTGTCAGTGCACCACCATATGTTGGCTTTTCTACAATTACATTGTCATGAACGTTAATTATAGATTTTGAAACTATATCAATTCCCTGTTGTGCACCTGAGAGTATCAATATATCTTCACTACTTACCTTATTATCCCAAAAGAAAGCACTTATGCTATTTCTAAGTCCCTCATACCCAAGTGATTCCTTATATGCAAAAGCCTCCGTACCATCTCTATCTAATACCTCATTCAACACATCTTTAAACAC
Encoded here:
- a CDS encoding PLP-dependent aminotransferase family protein; translation: MYRYEIKFSNDIPKYLEISKHIKKLIDENNIDDGEKLLSIRKLAKILKVNEVTIVSAYKKLEAEGYAYQKMGSGTYAKRRDTNIKFKKEYSNTLKKISSQNLKSYVDFTGEITSSEFFPVTVFKDVLNEVLDRDGTEAFAYKESLGYEGLRNSISAFFWDNKVSSEDILILSGAQQGIDIVSKSIINVHDNVIVEKPTYGGALTVFKWRRANIFEVDILEDGVDLIQFEAILKKNRIKCFYAMSYFQNPTGATYSFEKKVRILELAEIYDFYIVEDDYLSELIYDNKEYKSFKSLDINDKVIYIKSFSKIFLPGIRLGYMISPQKCKEYIQNSKINTDISTSSLMQRALDLYINKDLWKEHISRLNTAYKDKYNFMLDCIEKYLGDKASYYTPGGGIHFYFKIATDLKINSMELFYRCMNKKVLITPGVLFYKNAKEGNNYFRLSFSEIKKPEIEEGIKIISEILKEK